DNA from Conexivisphaera calida:
CCCGGGGGCGGCGAGCTGTGGACGACCGAGCTCGGCGACGGCGAGCTCGATCACCCGAAGTTCGGGTCCTCGGACATCGCCATAACCGTGATAGACGTCAGGCAGTCCAGAGTGCAGGGCTTCGTCGCGTACGCGGTCGAGCTCTTGGGGAAGGACTCGAACAAGAGGTACATGCACCTCGGCTACGACGTGGTGGCGCTGAGCAGGAGGACCGCGGAGGCGCTGGGCGTGGAGGTCCCCGAGGGCCGGCAGTTCGTCCACATGTCGGGCAGGAAGGGCACCTACGTGGACGTCGACGTCGTGCTCGATGCGCTCCAGTTGAGGGCCGCCGAGGAGGTGCGGAGGAGGAATCCCGACGCCCCCGAGGACTGGGTCCAGAAGGTAGCGGAGGCCATCGCCGTGGGCGCGATCAGGTACCAGATGCTTAGGCAGGATCCCAACAAGATAATAGTGTTCGACATGGACGAGGCCCTCCAGATAGAGGGCGAGACGGGCCCGTACCTTCAGTACACGTACGCCAGGGCGTCGCGCATACTGGAGAAGGCCAAGTTGGGCGGCGCCAGCCTCGCGAGGGAGGCGCTCGCCGCGCTGACCTCTGATGCGGAGGTCAGGCTCGTGAAGGTCATGTCCAGGTACGACCTGGAGCTGGAGGCCGCCGCAGAGGAGCTGAGCCCCAGGAGGCTCGCAATATATGCGTACGATATGGCGGATGCGTTCAACACCTTCTACGAGAGACACCGCGTACTCCAGGAGCCGGACGAGCTCGTGAGGTCCGCCAGGCTGGCGCTCGTCGAGTCCTTCAGGGCGCTCATGGGCCGCCTGCTATCCCTGATGGGCATAGAGCCGCTCGACCGGATCTGACCTCTCCCCCGCCCGTGGATCTCCTGTACACGGTCACGCCTATCCTCCTTATCTCCACTATCCTGGACGCCGGGATCCTAGAGAAGCCCTCCGATTCCACCATGAACTCCGGCAACCCCATCTCCCTCAGGGAGTCCATGTCCCTGAAGATCACCGTGTAGAGCTCTGGGTCGTCCGCGTGCAGCGCCCTGCTCAGCACCTCCTCCAGCAGCCCCTTCCTCCTGCCCACGCCCACTCCTTCGCCGGGCCCGGGGATATATGTGGCGAATATTCCAGGTGCGCGTCCTCGGGGGGCTGCGAAGGACGAAGCTTCACCGGCGCAACGGGCGGCCCGTCTCGGATGCCGCGTCATATTATCTGGCGTCCAAATACGGATGGGGTCCGCGCTGGGCTTCAGGTCGCGGTCGACGTCACATCACGCGTCCACTTCCCCTCGCAAAGTCCCCGGGGTCCAGGCGCGTCCTCCAGAACCTTCTGGCGGCAGGTTTCCGGACCCTAACATCTTAATAAGGAGCGTGTCCCGAGGCGCGTCAGCCGTGTCCGGCGGCGATCGCGTGGATCTGATCGTGCGGGCCCCCAGGATACTGACGATGTCCGAACTTGGGATCATGGAGGACGGATGCGTCGCCGTGTCCGGCGGCGTGATAACATACGTCGGAGGAGGCGGATCGTGCCCGAGGTCCGAGGAGAGGCTGGACCTGGCGCACCATCTCCTGATGCCAGGCCTGATAGATGCGCACGCCTACACTTACCTTCTCGCGGCCGGACGCTCCTCCGCCGATGCCATGGGATTTCGCCCGGGCCCGGATGCCCTCTACTGGAGCGCGCTCTTCGCGTACACCACGATGCTGCTGTCCGGCGTCACAACGGTGCGCGACTCCTCCCACGATCCATCGATACTGGAGAGGGCTGCGCAGAGGAGCGGGATAAGGGTTGTCGCGTCGAGGCTGGTGGAGCCGGGGGAGAACGCCGTGCCCTGGTCGGAGATCACGATTCGCACGATGGATGGCTGGAGCCCGGGTCCACCCACTCCCGGCACCGGAAGGGTTGCACTGGACGTCTCGGACCTCGAGTCGCCGTTCGACGTGGGCCTGGTGAGATCCGCGTCCGCGTCCATAGTGGCTGGCGCCTCCATACCGCTGGGCGCTGCCAGGGTCCTCAAGGACGCGGGAGTGGGGCTCGTCATAACGCCCTCGCAGGCCCTCCGGGGGAGGTGGACCGGCGGTATCCTGAGGATGAGATCCGTCGGCGTGGACGCCGCCCTGGGGACGGGGATCAGATCCCTGTACGCGATTCCGAACCTGCTGGACGAGGCCAGGATAGCGCTTCATCTGGACGCGATGGGGGGATTCGACCCGAACCCCTCGCCGTTGATAGAGTCCATGACGTCGGTCGCCGGCTCGGTGCTCGGCGGCGGCGTCGGCAGGATAGCCCCGGGATTCAGGGCGGACATGATAGCGCTCGACCTGAGGAAACCCCACCTGAGATTCCCCTCCGGCGACCTGTCCTCTGCGCTCCTCTTCTCCGCGAACAGGGGCGACTTCGACTACGTGCTGGTCAACGGGGAAATCGTGGTCGAGGACGGAAGGCACAGGTGGCTGTACCCGGAGGGCATCGCCAGGAAACTGGAGTCGGTGCTGAGCTCATCCTGACCTCTGAGGGCGCTGACCTAGACTAATTAGCCGCCGGACAAAATAATTAATAAAGGAGAGCACTTCAGGCCGTAAACGGTGATCCGTGACGGAGACTCTTAATTATGATGTTATAGTGCTCGGATCAGGGATAGCCGGGCTCCGCGCGGCCCTCGAGGTTGCGAGGGTCAGCAAGGGAAAGCTCAGGCTGGCGGTCATCTCCAAGGTCCAGGTCATGAGGTCGCACTCAGTGGCCGCAGAGGGAGGATCCGCGGCGGTGCTGTACCCGGAGAAGGGCGACAGCTTCGACCTGCACGCCTACGACACCGTGAAGGGCGGCGACTTCCTGGGGGACCAGGACGCCGTTGAGATGTTCGTCAGGCTGGCGCCATATGAAATAATGATGCTCGAGAGGTGGGGCCTGCCTTGGAACAGGCTGGAGGACGGCAGGGTGGCGCAGAGGCCGTTCGGCGGCCACTCGTACCCCAGGGCGACGTTCGCCAGGGACAGGACGGGCTTCTACGAGATGCAGACCCTCTACGACAACCTGGTCCGGTACGCGGGCCAGAACGTGGACCTGTACGAGGAGCACTTCATGACCAAGGTGATAATAGAGGACGGAGTCTTCAAGGGCTTCTACGTCATAGACATGAAGACCCAGGACCACAAGCTCTTCCTGGGGAAGGCCGGGATAATTGCGACCGGCGGCGTCGGCAGGCTCTACGGGTTCTCCACCTACTCGCTCACCGTCACGGGGGACGGAATAGCGGCGGCTTACTCGGCGGGCCTCCCAATAAAGGACCTCGAGTTCATACAGTTCCACCCGACCGGGCTGGTCCCCACGGGGATCCTCGTCACGGAGGGCGTCAGGGGCGAGGGAGGGATCCTCCGCAACAGGCTCGGGGAGCGCTTCATGGAGCGCTATGCGCCGAAGTTCAAGGACTTGGCCTCGAGGGATGTCGTGTCGAGGGCCATAATACGCGAGATAATGGAGGGCAGGGGCTTCAAGGGACCGAACGGGCTTGACTACGCGGTCCTGGACTTCAGCCCGATAGGGAGGGAGAGGATAACCGAGAGGCTGCCCATGATGATAGAGCTGGGCAAGGAGTTCGCGGGGATAGATCCCAGGGACGAGCCACTCCCCGTGAGGCCCGCGGCGCACTACACCCACGGCGGCATACACGTCGACAAGTACGGCAGGGTGCCGGGCGTCAAGGGGCTCTGGGCGGCCGGCGAATCGGCCTGCGTGAGCATACACGGATCGAACAGGCTGGGCGCGAACGCCACAATGGAGTGCGCCGTCTACGGCATGCTGACGGGTGCGCAGGCGGCCGAGTACGCCATGGCCGCGGACGATCCGCCCAGCGCATCGCAGTCGGTGATAGAGGAGGAGGCCACGAGGATCAGCAAGCTCGGCGAGGGGACGGAGAGCCCCTACGGCATCAGGCAGGACCTCTGGAAGATAATGGACTCATACGTCTACGTGTTCAGGGACGAGCAGGGCCTCTCGACCGCGGTGAAGCAGATAAAGGAGCTGAAGGAGCGCGTGAAGAAGGTCAGGGTGACGGACAGCGCCAAGTACTACAACGAGGACCTCTTCAGGACCCTCGAGACCCTGAACATGGTGGCGCTCGCCGAGATAGTGGCGACAGGCGCGCTCGCCAGGAAGGAGAGCCGCGGCGGACACTACAGGCTGGACTACCCGAAGAGGGACGACGCCAACTGGATGAAGCACACCCTGGCGTACTACACTCCGGACGGGCCAGTGCTCACCTACATACCGGTGACCGTGACCCGGTGGCAGCCGGAGGAGAGGAAATATTAGCGCCGCATGGAGGGGTTTGGCGATGTCAGCTGGCGCTAAGTTCCCGGAGAATAAGCGTGGAGTCCTCGGCGGATGGGCCAGGGTGTCCCACGCCAACTTCGAGAGGTGGCTGTACCTGCTTCACAGGCTGACCGGAATAGTGGTGGGGCTCTACCTCATAGCGCACCTGGTGGAGACGAGCGACGTCGTCCCCGCGTATCTCGGGAATAACCCGAACGTGTGGAACGACCTGATGGCATCGCTCTACAACCCGGTCATGCACGCGGGGCTCCTGATAATAGCGGCGTTCGCGGTCTACCACGGCCTGAACGGCGTGAGGCTTTTCCTCGCGGCCTCGGGCGTGGGCGTGGGCAGGCCCATAAGGCCCGAGTGGCCCTACGCGCCGGTGAGCCTGAGGAGCTCCCAGAGGGCCCTGGGATGGCTGTTCATAGCGGTGACGCTGGTGCTGACGATCTACGCGTTCTACCAGCTGTTCATAGTGACGCACTTCGTGTGAGGTGATGGATGATGCGTGAATCTACCCTCATGTGGATCCAATACATAACGGGACTCGGCATACTGGTGCTGGGCGCGCTCCACTTCGCCTCCCTGACGTTCCTAGCGCCGGGAGGATATACTGGCGCCCTCGACTACACCACAGTCATCTCCAGGTACACCGACCCGCTCTGGGCGGCGGCGCTCGAGGCGTTCCTGGCACTGCTGTCGTATCACGTCTTCAACGGCTTCAGGATAATGCTCCTGGAGCTGAACCAGGGCAGCGGCTGGTCCAAGGCGGTCAACGTCACCATGTTCCTGGCGGCGCTGGTCGTCTTCCTCTACGGGACCAGAACGATAATTACCTTCTACCTGGGAGGTGTGGTGTGATGGCGACCTCGGAGCAGAAGCCACAGGAGCAGAAGCCCCTCGAGTTCAAGATACCGAACCTCGAGGGCGTCGAGAAGCCGATAAAGAACGTCGTGTTCCGCGTGTCGAGGTTCGATCCCGACAAGGACTCCAAGCCCTACTACAAGGACTACGAGGTTCCCGTCTACAGGTTCACGACGGTGCTCGATGGCCTGATGTACATCAAGTACAACCTGGATCCAACGCTCGCCGTCAGGTACTCCTGCCGCATGGGAGTCTGCGGCTCATGCGCCATGGTCGTCAACGGCCGCGAGAGGCTCGCCTGCAAGACGAACGTGCTGTCGCTCAACTCCAGCATAGTTACCGTCAGGCCGCTCAACAACCTGCCGCTGATAAGGGACATAGTTACCGATCTGAGGCCATTCCTGGAGAAGCACAGGAAGGTTATGCCCTACATAATAAGGGACGACATAGAGGCACACCAGGACAGGGAATTCCTCCAGAGCCCGGCGGAGCTGGACGAGTACATGATGCTGACCGACTGCATAAAGTGCGGCCTCTGCTATTCTGCATGCCCGACGACCGCGACGGACGAGCTGTTCCTTGGTCCACAGGCGCTGGCCCAGGCGTACAGGTACACGATCGACAGCAGGGACGCCGGCGCAAAGCAGAGGTTCGAGGTCGTGGACTCGCCGCACGGAGTCTGGAGGTGCCACTTCGCCGGCGCGTGCAGCGCCGCGTGCCCCAAGGGGGTCGATCCAGCCTTCGCCATACAGCAGCTGAAGAAGCTAATACTGTACCGGCGCGGCGCAATGGAGAAGAGGAAGCCGGCCCCCGAGTCGGATAAGGTGAGGGAGGGCATATCGGTGGAGGAGGTCGTGAAGAACATACCCAAGGAGTGGCCCTCCCCGCCCGCTCCCAAGTGATCGCGGCGGAAGCACCACACGATATTTTCCCCTTTTAATCTTTTAATTTCGATACATCAATCCTAACAGTGCATAATATGCCCCGGTTATCGCGCGGTACGGGAATGTATCGCTCCAATGCAAGCCCTAGATCGTCGTCCGTACATAGAACTGCGGCCGCCGACCGCGTGCGGAGATTATCACAACGCGCTAGAAGAAGAACTCCTCTATGCTCGTTATGCCCATTATTTCCTCGAAGCTGTAGCCCAGCGCGTCCAGGAGCTGGTCGAACGTCGAGCGAAGGTACTCAACGTACTTGTCGACGTCTATGTCCTCGGGCCTCGCCATGGATATCGGCTTCACGCCCATGGCGCTCGTCGTCTTAACGTACGATATTATGTCGCCGGGCTTGACGTCCTTCCCGGAGTTCCTGAGCAGCCTGGCCGCCTTCACGTGCTGCGGCGTCGTGTCCTTGTACTGATCTATGGACTTGCTGAGCATCACGCGGAACGCCAGCCCGTCGAGGGGCACCTTCCTGTTCTTTATCTCCAGATACGCCTGGCGTATCATCTTCCTGATCTCGGAGCTCGCGCGCTCGAAGTCCTGCTCCGAGTTCACGCTCGCCAGGACGTTCAGGACGTCGTAGAAGACCTTCTTTATGTAGTCGGGGGTGTTGCTCTTCTTCCCCGTCAGCCCCTTGACCTCCACGTGTCCATTCCCGTACACGCCTATGTAGTTCTTCTTCCTCTGGCTGAACGCGACGTACTTGAAGACCTTGTCCACCTCCAGATCTATCCCCAGCTTCTCCTTCGCCCAGCCTATCAGGCTCCTTATCTGCTCGTCGCTCGGCGCCCTGACGAACAGGGAGTCCGTGTCCCCGTAGACCACCTCGAGTCCCATCTCCCTGGCGTGGTTCAGCGTCTGGGTGATTGCCCAGCGGCCGTACGCCGTGGTGGCCTCCGCGACCGGCAGATAGTAGAGCGCGAAGTTCTCGAAGCCCATGACTCCGTAGCTGGCGTTCAGTATGACCTTGAGAGCCTGGGATATCACGGAGTAGAACTCCTTCTCCTCGTCCGTGACGCCGGGCCTCTTGGAGAGCGCCTTGAAGTAGTCGACGCGTATGTCGCGGAGCGATCCTATGAGCAACGATGTTATGCCGCGCCTCTTCTTGCAGATCCAGTGCTCTGTGTCCGGGACGCGCAGGGATGGATCCCTGCGGCACTCCTCGTGGGGGCAGCGCACGGTCTCGTATGATATATTGTATACCTTGATTATGCTGGGGTACAGGGACGCGAAGTCCAGCACGACCACGTTGAAGTGGACCCCAGGGACCGGCTCTATGACGAGCCCTCCCCTGTACTTCTTGTCCTTTATCACTGCCTTTGAGTAGGAAACCGACCTCGACTCGAGGTCCTCCTTGCTGGGCACTATGGCGCCCAGGCGCCTGTGCTCGAATATCAGAAGGCTCCTTATCCAGTTCGAGACGCTGGTCCTGGCGACGTCCGCCATGGGCATCTTCGCGATCCTCATTATTGTCATCAACAGCCTCATCAGCAGGTCGTTGTTGAACTCCGTGAGCCTGTAGGTGAGCTCGGAGTCCGTGTAGTTGTAGTACGCGAGCATCTCGGACGAGAGGTCGCTTATGGATCCCTCGAACTCGACCTTCTCCATGTTCAGAAGCGCCTCCGCTATGCCATTGAGAGTGTGCTCTGAGTAGCGGTTGTTGAACGCGTATCCCTGTATTGCCCTGTTGTTGAACACCTTGTAGAGGTCCACGTGCACGCCGTGGCGGATGTGAGCCTCGTTCCTGCCCAGCGCGATCGGCACGGCGTCCTTCGGGATCCCGAACTTCAGGGCGCGGTGGTAGAGGTACGGGAGGTCGAAGTCGTCCCCGTTGAACGTGACTATCACCGGGTAGTCCATCATATCGTTGAAGAGCGCCAGCAGGAGCTCCTCCTCCGAGTCGAAGATCAGCTCCTGGGCCTCCGGGGGCAGCCTGCGCTCCCCGACCTCGAGCTCGGGCCTCCTCAACAGGTAGACGCGCTTCGCGCCATCGCTCCCCACGAGCGAGGCGCTTATCACCTTCTGATCCGCCCTCGCCGGGTCCGGTATCCTGTCCATCTGCTCCGTGAAAACCTCGATGTCCAGCGCGGCGCGCTTCACCTTGGGGAAGGGCTGGCTGAGGACCCGAGCCCACTCCTCCACGTAGCGCCTGAAGTCCTGCTCCACCTTCTCC
Protein-coding regions in this window:
- a CDS encoding DNA-directed DNA polymerase I; the encoded protein is MDPPTPAQLIERLSKLTEHSDDVPDSLLIGAGYDGQRKLAYLQFYDPQSQEIRFYYDRTGHKPYLYTRAAPEELGHLRDREDILEYRVEEKLDLLNDTRAKFTKIIVDDPLAVSGSGNRKGLRDLVNAYEADITYYLNYIYDLGIHPGTFYRVESGTVKPAALEVPDDVRASLAKALEKVEQDFRRYVEEWARVLSQPFPKVKRAALDIEVFTEQMDRIPDPARADQKVISASLVGSDGAKRVYLLRRPELEVGERRLPPEAQELIFDSEEELLLALFNDMMDYPVIVTFNGDDFDLPYLYHRALKFGIPKDAVPIALGRNEAHIRHGVHVDLYKVFNNRAIQGYAFNNRYSEHTLNGIAEALLNMEKVEFEGSISDLSSEMLAYYNYTDSELTYRLTEFNNDLLMRLLMTIMRIAKMPMADVARTSVSNWIRSLLIFEHRRLGAIVPSKEDLESRSVSYSKAVIKDKKYRGGLVIEPVPGVHFNVVVLDFASLYPSIIKVYNISYETVRCPHEECRRDPSLRVPDTEHWICKKRRGITSLLIGSLRDIRVDYFKALSKRPGVTDEEKEFYSVISQALKVILNASYGVMGFENFALYYLPVAEATTAYGRWAITQTLNHAREMGLEVVYGDTDSLFVRAPSDEQIRSLIGWAKEKLGIDLEVDKVFKYVAFSQRKKNYIGVYGNGHVEVKGLTGKKSNTPDYIKKVFYDVLNVLASVNSEQDFERASSEIRKMIRQAYLEIKNRKVPLDGLAFRVMLSKSIDQYKDTTPQHVKAARLLRNSGKDVKPGDIISYVKTTSAMGVKPISMARPEDIDVDKYVEYLRSTFDQLLDALGYSFEEIMGITSIEEFFF
- a CDS encoding succinate dehydrogenase → MRESTLMWIQYITGLGILVLGALHFASLTFLAPGGYTGALDYTTVISRYTDPLWAAALEAFLALLSYHVFNGFRIMLLELNQGSGWSKAVNVTMFLAALVVFLYGTRTIITFYLGGVV
- a CDS encoding amidohydrolase family protein, coding for MSGGDRVDLIVRAPRILTMSELGIMEDGCVAVSGGVITYVGGGGSCPRSEERLDLAHHLLMPGLIDAHAYTYLLAAGRSSADAMGFRPGPDALYWSALFAYTTMLLSGVTTVRDSSHDPSILERAAQRSGIRVVASRLVEPGENAVPWSEITIRTMDGWSPGPPTPGTGRVALDVSDLESPFDVGLVRSASASIVAGASIPLGAARVLKDAGVGLVITPSQALRGRWTGGILRMRSVGVDAALGTGIRSLYAIPNLLDEARIALHLDAMGGFDPNPSPLIESMTSVAGSVLGGGVGRIAPGFRADMIALDLRKPHLRFPSGDLSSALLFSANRGDFDYVLVNGEIVVEDGRHRWLYPEGIARKLESVLSSS
- a CDS encoding succinate dehydrogenase/fumarate reductase flavoprotein subunit, producing MTETLNYDVIVLGSGIAGLRAALEVARVSKGKLRLAVISKVQVMRSHSVAAEGGSAAVLYPEKGDSFDLHAYDTVKGGDFLGDQDAVEMFVRLAPYEIMMLERWGLPWNRLEDGRVAQRPFGGHSYPRATFARDRTGFYEMQTLYDNLVRYAGQNVDLYEEHFMTKVIIEDGVFKGFYVIDMKTQDHKLFLGKAGIIATGGVGRLYGFSTYSLTVTGDGIAAAYSAGLPIKDLEFIQFHPTGLVPTGILVTEGVRGEGGILRNRLGERFMERYAPKFKDLASRDVVSRAIIREIMEGRGFKGPNGLDYAVLDFSPIGRERITERLPMMIELGKEFAGIDPRDEPLPVRPAAHYTHGGIHVDKYGRVPGVKGLWAAGESACVSIHGSNRLGANATMECAVYGMLTGAQAAEYAMAADDPPSASQSVIEEEATRISKLGEGTESPYGIRQDLWKIMDSYVYVFRDEQGLSTAVKQIKELKERVKKVRVTDSAKYYNEDLFRTLETLNMVALAEIVATGALARKESRGGHYRLDYPKRDDANWMKHTLAYYTPDGPVLTYIPVTVTRWQPEERKY
- a CDS encoding succinate dehydrogenase/fumarate reductase iron-sulfur subunit, translating into MATSEQKPQEQKPLEFKIPNLEGVEKPIKNVVFRVSRFDPDKDSKPYYKDYEVPVYRFTTVLDGLMYIKYNLDPTLAVRYSCRMGVCGSCAMVVNGRERLACKTNVLSLNSSIVTVRPLNNLPLIRDIVTDLRPFLEKHRKVMPYIIRDDIEAHQDREFLQSPAELDEYMMLTDCIKCGLCYSACPTTATDELFLGPQALAQAYRYTIDSRDAGAKQRFEVVDSPHGVWRCHFAGACSAACPKGVDPAFAIQQLKKLILYRRGAMEKRKPAPESDKVREGISVEEVVKNIPKEWPSPPAPK
- a CDS encoding DUF504 domain-containing protein, whose amino-acid sequence is MGRRKGLLEEVLSRALHADDPELYTVIFRDMDSLREMGLPEFMVESEGFSRIPASRIVEIRRIGVTVYRRSTGGGEVRSGRAALCPSGIAGGP